One window of Maridesulfovibrio ferrireducens genomic DNA carries:
- a CDS encoding DMT family transporter: MESKDQKKAYIYGLAAVLIWSTVASAFKIALSYMDPLQLLFYAVVFSTLTLLILLIVQGKIGQVAQMSMPNILKCALPGILNPFLYYIVLFKAYDLLPAQEAQPLNYTWAITLSLLSIPLLGQKLNAREFIAIFTSYLGVVVISTHGNLLDIQFSNGFGVFLALFSTIIWALYWIYNTKSKTDPLIELFLNFCLGLPLVTIAMLIFSGPPPFELPAVLSAAYVGLFEMGITFALWLKALKLTEKTAKISNLIFLSPFLSLILIHFILGEEILPSTLVGLLFIVGGNIIQQTGKK, from the coding sequence TTGGAAAGCAAAGATCAGAAAAAAGCATATATTTACGGACTTGCCGCAGTACTGATCTGGTCTACGGTTGCATCCGCTTTTAAAATTGCTCTTTCATACATGGACCCGTTGCAACTGCTTTTCTACGCAGTTGTATTTTCCACATTGACCTTGCTGATTCTGCTGATAGTACAAGGAAAAATCGGGCAGGTCGCACAGATGAGTATGCCAAACATACTTAAATGTGCTCTGCCCGGAATATTAAATCCGTTCCTTTATTATATTGTCCTCTTCAAAGCTTATGATCTGCTTCCCGCTCAGGAGGCACAACCCCTCAACTACACTTGGGCTATTACCTTATCTCTGCTTTCTATCCCTTTACTTGGTCAAAAACTTAATGCCCGTGAATTTATCGCCATCTTCACAAGCTATCTGGGTGTTGTCGTCATCTCTACGCACGGCAACCTGCTGGACATTCAGTTCAGTAATGGATTCGGTGTATTTCTGGCTCTTTTCAGCACCATCATCTGGGCTTTATACTGGATTTACAACACTAAGAGTAAAACCGATCCTCTAATTGAGCTTTTCCTAAATTTTTGCCTCGGATTACCGCTTGTAACAATTGCGATGCTGATATTTTCCGGGCCACCGCCATTTGAGCTGCCTGCCGTACTTTCTGCCGCCTATGTTGGACTCTTTGAAATGGGCATAACTTTCGCGCTATGGCTGAAAGCTCTCAAGCTTACTGAAAAAACAGCTAAAATCAGCAACTTAATATTCCTCTCCCCTTTTCTATCTTTAATACTTATTCATTTTATTTTGGGCGAAGAAATTTTGCCTTCCACTCTGGTGGGACTTCTTTTTATAGTTGGCGGAAATATTATTCAACAAACCGGGAAAAAATAA
- a CDS encoding GGDEF domain-containing protein, whose translation MLQLIKKRANAFNFPSDRNNDFFEGPGIGSLIQNVGRLNILYFAIQDLPTLTEMYGNEWSENLEAQIRTGIESEGYEHLQHNEFHIFSFNTGEFFLLDPTECKAGLSLEELAYQFKVNIENLVKSDQISRTGNTITINSGHSSFHASQTNNKLWSGFLSAIGKARLEAQNNADISNMELSKEFCDIIAQSKVNSHYQPIVNLAAKKIHGWEALARGPQNSPFRSPLTLFDMAEKLGKLFQLEKICREAAISSFGEINLHQKLFLNIHPRTIVDPNFSSGETKILLDRWGLRPENIVFEITERHSVKDFITFRKTLDHYRNQGYMVAIDDAGTGYSGLSSIAEIKPDYIKLDKSFVDNIETSRVNRAIVETFTDFAEKIGGKLIVEGIETQSQAVAMMDMGVHLGQGYFFAKPAKIKPELSLEALNVKKTPDLKNDHNICGIPVKNLATPVDSVEIDTPVPVIQDFFEQAQSLSSVTVVKNGAPCGLIMEYNLNKHLSGKFGVALYTNKPITSVMDDSPLLVDLETTVEMVSTQAMARERNKAYDDIIVTKNGKLFGVVSVRKLLDTLAHAQVEMAKGTNPLTGLPGNLGIEQEIERRMKVSQPYSIIYADLDNFKVYNDTYGFKNGDKIILLISRIITWATARHGSDTDFIGHIGGDDFVQVISPDQAERICLAITRCFKRLVKTSYNAKDNTNGWMEGKGRDGTTSKFPLVSVSLAILDCTPEQSLFEIGEQAASLKKWAKSIEGNCWVRERRQL comes from the coding sequence ATGCTACAACTTATCAAAAAAAGAGCTAACGCATTTAACTTTCCATCCGACCGAAATAACGATTTTTTTGAAGGTCCGGGAATTGGAAGTTTAATCCAGAATGTCGGCAGACTTAATATTTTATATTTCGCAATTCAAGACCTTCCGACTTTGACTGAAATGTACGGCAACGAATGGTCCGAAAATCTTGAAGCTCAAATCCGTACAGGAATTGAAAGTGAAGGGTATGAACATTTACAGCATAATGAGTTCCACATTTTTTCCTTCAATACCGGAGAATTTTTCTTACTTGATCCCACAGAATGTAAAGCAGGCTTATCTCTTGAAGAATTAGCCTATCAATTCAAAGTCAACATAGAAAACCTAGTAAAGAGCGACCAGATCAGCCGGACAGGTAATACAATTACCATAAACAGCGGTCATTCATCCTTTCATGCTTCCCAGACCAATAATAAATTATGGTCAGGATTTCTCTCAGCAATTGGTAAAGCAAGGCTTGAAGCGCAAAACAATGCTGACATTTCCAACATGGAACTGAGTAAAGAATTTTGTGATATCATTGCTCAAAGCAAAGTAAACAGCCACTACCAACCAATCGTAAATCTGGCTGCCAAAAAAATACACGGCTGGGAGGCCCTTGCAAGAGGACCGCAAAACTCACCCTTCCGATCTCCTCTGACCTTATTTGATATGGCCGAAAAGCTCGGTAAACTTTTCCAGCTGGAAAAAATATGCCGTGAAGCCGCAATCAGCTCCTTCGGTGAAATTAATCTCCATCAAAAATTATTCCTCAACATTCACCCCCGCACAATTGTTGATCCTAATTTTTCATCAGGTGAAACAAAAATTTTACTTGATAGATGGGGTCTTAGACCGGAAAATATAGTCTTTGAAATAACAGAACGCCACAGCGTAAAAGATTTCATAACATTCCGTAAGACTTTGGATCACTACAGAAATCAAGGATATATGGTCGCGATTGATGACGCGGGGACGGGTTATTCAGGTCTTTCGTCAATTGCTGAAATTAAGCCGGACTATATCAAACTGGATAAATCCTTTGTCGACAACATCGAAACGAGTCGGGTCAACCGGGCAATAGTAGAAACTTTCACAGATTTCGCTGAAAAAATAGGTGGAAAACTTATCGTAGAAGGAATCGAAACCCAATCCCAAGCCGTAGCAATGATGGACATGGGGGTTCACCTCGGACAAGGTTACTTTTTCGCAAAACCTGCCAAAATAAAACCTGAGTTAAGTTTAGAAGCTCTTAATGTAAAAAAAACACCTGATCTAAAAAATGATCATAATATCTGTGGAATACCCGTAAAAAATCTGGCAACTCCAGTTGATTCAGTTGAAATAGATACCCCTGTTCCTGTCATTCAAGATTTTTTTGAACAAGCACAATCTCTCAGCAGCGTTACAGTTGTCAAAAACGGAGCGCCCTGCGGATTGATTATGGAATACAATCTAAACAAACATCTGTCTGGCAAGTTCGGAGTAGCACTATACACCAACAAACCGATCACTTCAGTTATGGACGATTCTCCACTTTTAGTAGATCTGGAAACCACCGTAGAAATGGTTTCCACACAAGCCATGGCGAGAGAGAGAAACAAAGCCTATGACGATATTATCGTAACAAAAAACGGTAAATTATTCGGCGTTGTATCTGTCCGGAAGCTGTTAGATACTCTTGCACATGCTCAGGTTGAAATGGCGAAAGGGACAAACCCGCTGACAGGTTTACCGGGTAATCTGGGGATTGAACAAGAAATTGAGCGCCGCATGAAAGTTTCTCAACCATATAGCATTATTTATGCGGACCTCGACAACTTCAAAGTCTACAACGATACATACGGGTTTAAAAACGGCGACAAAATCATACTGCTCATCAGTCGAATTATCACATGGGCAACAGCGCGGCACGGCTCTGACACAGATTTTATCGGCCATATCGGCGGTGATGATTTTGTTCAGGTTATCTCACCGGATCAAGCGGAAAGAATATGTCTGGCGATCACCCGATGTTTCAAAAGATTAGTCAAAACCAGTTACAACGCAAAAGATAATACAAACGGCTGGATGGAAGGAAAAGGACGAGACGGAACTACTTCAAAATTTCCTCTGGTTTCAGTTTCACTCGCAATATTGGATTGCACCCCAGAACAGTCTCTTTTCGAAATAGGTGAACAAGCCGCATCTCTCAAGAAATGGGCTAAGTCAATCGAAGGAAACTGCTGGGTGCGCGAAAGACGCCAGCTATAA
- a CDS encoding TIGR00730 family Rossman fold protein, with product MHKSKQYVIDDLSMQESWRLFKIMAELVDGFETMSEIGPAVSIFGSARVANDHPLYAQTEQLSKLLCEAGYSVITGGGPGLMEAGNKGCFESGGESVGLHIHLPFEQHSNPYLSIKSDYNYFFIRKVMFIKYAMAYIAMPGGYGTLDELSEALVLIQTKRIKPFPIILIGTEFWGGLIDWFKTRLVADGFCSEENLDLFQVTDSPEEAVAYIKKHVII from the coding sequence ATGCACAAATCAAAACAATACGTTATCGACGATCTCTCCATGCAGGAATCTTGGAGACTTTTTAAAATAATGGCTGAACTGGTTGATGGATTTGAAACCATGAGCGAAATAGGTCCTGCGGTTTCAATCTTCGGTTCAGCCCGCGTGGCGAACGACCACCCTTTATATGCACAAACTGAACAGCTATCCAAACTTCTCTGCGAAGCCGGATATTCAGTTATCACAGGCGGCGGCCCCGGACTGATGGAAGCAGGAAACAAAGGCTGCTTTGAATCCGGCGGAGAGTCAGTAGGCTTGCATATTCATCTGCCTTTTGAACAGCATTCAAACCCATACCTATCTATAAAAAGCGACTATAATTACTTTTTCATCCGTAAAGTTATGTTTATCAAATATGCAATGGCCTACATCGCCATGCCCGGCGGTTATGGAACCCTTGACGAACTAAGCGAAGCTCTGGTCCTTATCCAGACAAAACGGATCAAACCTTTCCCGATCATCCTTATCGGAACTGAATTCTGGGGAGGACTCATAGACTGGTTTAAAACAAGATTAGTAGCTGACGGCTTCTGCAGCGAAGAAAATCTTGATCTTTTTCAGGTAACAGATTCACCGGAAGAAGCTGTTGCTTATATCAAAAAACATGTAATAATCTAG
- the coaD gene encoding pantetheine-phosphate adenylyltransferase, whose amino-acid sequence MAEVKQLTAVFPGTFDPFTRGHFSLVTRGLKTFHKVIVAVAGSTSKNCRFSLDERVDMATRIFGGEPRVHVEPFDGLLVHYVQRSPANVIMRGLRAVSDFEYEFQMALMNRRLDNDIQTVFLMTDYKWMYLSSTIIKDVAVNGGDIKGLIPKQIYEEVLERLAPAGK is encoded by the coding sequence ATGGCGGAAGTAAAACAACTTACTGCAGTTTTTCCCGGAACATTTGATCCGTTTACTCGCGGACATTTCAGTCTTGTGACTCGGGGACTTAAAACCTTTCATAAAGTTATTGTGGCTGTTGCAGGGAGTACCTCAAAAAATTGCCGCTTTTCATTGGATGAGCGGGTCGATATGGCAACCAGAATTTTTGGAGGAGAGCCACGGGTTCACGTAGAACCATTTGACGGTTTGCTGGTGCATTATGTGCAGAGAAGTCCGGCAAATGTTATTATGCGTGGACTGCGGGCTGTTTCTGATTTTGAGTACGAATTCCAGATGGCTCTGATGAATCGCCGTCTTGATAATGATATCCAGACTGTCTTTCTTATGACTGACTATAAGTGGATGTATCTCAGCTCTACTATTATAAAAGATGTAGCTGTAAATGGCGGAGATATTAAAGGATTGATTCCAAAACAGATTTATGAAGAAGTTTTGGAAAGGCTTGCTCCGGCCGGTAAATAA
- the rsmD gene encoding 16S rRNA (guanine(966)-N(2))-methyltransferase RsmD: MRLTSGKYGGRVIKTASGPGYRPATSKVRQAVFSMLESRGIEWDGLRVADMFAGSGSLAIEALSRGAEFSLFIEKNGRAAALIKTNLKELGVSAAEYKVLAADLFKVLSRPPDKTFDLIFIDPPYGYDLLPKALDSALKKGWLADGGFVLAEVEAQAEPPHSALIDELTLLSDKLYGQTRILLWRK, from the coding sequence ATGAGATTAACCAGTGGTAAATATGGCGGTAGAGTTATAAAAACTGCCAGCGGACCCGGATATCGTCCGGCTACATCAAAAGTTCGGCAGGCTGTTTTTTCAATGCTGGAATCGCGAGGCATTGAATGGGACGGTTTGCGCGTTGCGGATATGTTTGCCGGAAGCGGAAGTCTGGCTATAGAAGCTCTCAGCCGCGGGGCGGAATTTTCTCTTTTTATTGAGAAAAACGGACGCGCTGCGGCTCTTATTAAGACAAACTTAAAAGAACTAGGCGTGTCCGCAGCAGAATATAAAGTTTTAGCGGCTGATTTATTTAAAGTGCTTTCAAGGCCGCCTGATAAAACATTTGATTTAATTTTTATTGATCCTCCTTACGGTTATGACCTTTTGCCTAAAGCTCTTGATTCTGCCTTGAAAAAAGGGTGGCTGGCTGACGGAGGATTTGTTCTTGCAGAGGTTGAGGCTCAAGCTGAGCCGCCGCATTCAGCATTAATTGATGAGCTTACTCTGCTTTCAGACAAGCTCTACGGTCAGACGAGGATATTGTTATGGCGGAAGTAA
- a CDS encoding MBL fold metallo-hydrolase RNA specificity domain-containing protein, translating into MKITFMGAARTVTGSCYIVETESVRFAVDCGLHQGNAEIEKRNRAISDYRAKDLDFILITHAHIDHTGLLPAAVRAGFDGPIYMTQPTRDLLDIMLLDSAHIQEMEAEWENRKRLRKGIAPVNPLYDQTDAVATNPLMRTIQYGSSFEPASGITVNFKDAGHILGSAFIEIWVKEGDDTTKVVFSGDIGHKDQLIVRNPSIIEKADYLLMESTYGDRNHKDSTNSLDELAEAIAWSYSNGEKVVIPSFAVERSQQLIYSLFLLYKAGKLPEDMPVYLDSPLAIRATEIFRNHPEYFDLDTKELLHNGDNPLSLPNLKFTLDTEASQAINNTSGPAVVISASGMANAGRIKHHLRHNIWKKGASIVFVGYQGVGTPGRRIVNGADDITIFGEKLKVEAKIFTINGFSGHAGQDEMIDWLKHFDSPSMKIILTHGEIKSQKVLSGRITQELGYEVHIADYREELMLAPRGEMQPILKGKALQEIDWEFLLQDSEKLFGEFRTRLDKVKSQPFIGQTELRDKLLEINRQVIELISEL; encoded by the coding sequence ATGAAAATTACTTTTATGGGCGCAGCAAGAACAGTTACCGGTTCTTGCTATATTGTTGAGACTGAAAGTGTCAGATTTGCAGTTGATTGCGGGTTGCATCAGGGTAATGCTGAAATAGAAAAACGTAACCGTGCAATAAGTGACTATAGAGCTAAGGATCTAGATTTTATATTGATTACACATGCTCATATTGATCATACCGGATTATTGCCTGCGGCAGTCAGAGCAGGTTTTGATGGGCCGATTTATATGACTCAGCCCACTCGTGATCTTCTTGATATCATGCTGCTCGACAGTGCTCATATTCAGGAAATGGAAGCTGAATGGGAAAACAGAAAGAGACTTCGTAAGGGTATTGCTCCGGTAAATCCTCTTTATGACCAAACTGATGCTGTAGCGACAAATCCACTAATGAGAACTATTCAATATGGTTCTTCTTTTGAACCAGCCTCTGGAATTACAGTCAACTTTAAAGATGCAGGGCATATTCTGGGCTCTGCTTTTATTGAGATTTGGGTTAAAGAAGGTGATGATACTACAAAAGTTGTTTTCTCCGGAGATATTGGACATAAGGATCAGTTGATTGTTCGGAATCCATCCATTATTGAAAAAGCTGATTATCTTTTGATGGAATCCACTTATGGTGATCGTAATCACAAGGACTCCACGAACAGTTTAGATGAACTTGCTGAGGCAATTGCCTGGAGTTATTCCAACGGTGAAAAAGTTGTTATACCTTCTTTTGCCGTAGAGCGTTCACAGCAGCTAATTTATTCACTTTTTCTACTATATAAAGCTGGCAAGCTTCCCGAAGATATGCCGGTTTACCTTGATAGTCCTCTTGCTATCCGGGCTACTGAAATTTTTAGAAATCATCCTGAGTATTTTGATCTTGATACAAAAGAACTTCTTCATAACGGAGATAATCCTCTCTCTTTGCCTAACTTAAAATTCACACTTGATACTGAAGCATCTCAAGCTATCAATAATACTTCCGGCCCTGCTGTTGTTATTTCTGCAAGCGGTATGGCAAATGCCGGACGTATCAAGCATCACCTCAGACATAATATATGGAAAAAGGGTGCCAGTATTGTTTTTGTCGGATATCAAGGGGTTGGAACTCCCGGCCGCAGGATCGTAAACGGTGCAGATGATATTACCATTTTTGGTGAAAAACTTAAAGTTGAAGCTAAAATTTTCACTATTAATGGTTTTTCCGGGCATGCCGGTCAGGATGAAATGATTGATTGGCTTAAACATTTTGATAGTCCATCCATGAAAATAATTCTGACTCACGGTGAAATAAAAAGTCAGAAGGTTCTTTCGGGTAGAATTACTCAGGAATTGGGTTATGAAGTACATATTGCGGACTACCGTGAAGAATTGATGCTTGCTCCCCGTGGTGAAATGCAGCCCATTCTTAAGGGTAAGGCTCTTCAGGAGATTGATTGGGAATTTCTCTTACAGGATTCTGAAAAATTGTTTGGAGAGTTCAGAACCAGACTGGACAAGGTTAAGTCTCAGCCTTTTATTGGGCAGACTGAGCTTAGAGATAAACTTCTTGAAATTAACCGTCAGGTCATTGAACTGATATCGGAATTATAG
- the miaA gene encoding tRNA (adenosine(37)-N6)-dimethylallyltransferase MiaA yields the protein MDKRKPVVCILGPTGAGKTATSLGMAKRFPARILNFDSRQVYKDFPIITAQPSPEERAVCPHELYGFMPTTGIITVADFIELAHEKIEHSVDELPILVGGTGLYLKALTSGLAPIPDIPDEIRARVRKRAEEEGSAALFEELQKVDPEYAKRTHPNNKQRNSRAIEVYEGTGKNFTWWHNREVPPSSYRFLKIGIKVNLDDLTPLLNRRIDQMIAAGAIDEARRAWDICPDESAPGWTGIGCSELLAFIKGDIDIDEAKLLWAKNTRAYAKRQLTWFNREKDIHWFSPDEPSKIVEFAAAWLAKSDVEG from the coding sequence ATGGATAAGCGTAAACCGGTTGTTTGCATATTAGGCCCTACAGGCGCAGGAAAGACTGCAACTTCGTTGGGAATGGCGAAACGTTTTCCTGCTCGTATCCTTAACTTTGATTCTCGTCAGGTTTATAAAGATTTTCCAATTATTACAGCTCAGCCCAGTCCGGAAGAAAGGGCGGTTTGTCCACATGAACTTTATGGATTTATGCCGACTACCGGAATTATTACTGTCGCGGATTTTATAGAACTTGCTCATGAAAAAATAGAGCATTCAGTTGATGAACTGCCGATACTTGTGGGTGGTACAGGTCTTTATTTAAAAGCTCTTACTTCGGGGCTTGCTCCTATTCCGGATATTCCGGACGAAATTCGTGCCAGAGTTCGAAAAAGAGCCGAAGAAGAAGGTTCGGCCGCTCTATTTGAGGAACTTCAGAAAGTTGACCCTGAATATGCCAAACGTACGCATCCTAATAATAAACAGCGTAATTCCCGCGCCATAGAAGTCTATGAAGGAACCGGTAAAAATTTTACGTGGTGGCATAATAGAGAAGTTCCACCGTCATCTTATCGCTTTCTTAAGATTGGTATAAAGGTAAATCTTGATGATTTAACTCCTTTACTTAATCGCCGGATTGATCAGATGATTGCAGCCGGGGCAATTGATGAAGCTCGCCGGGCATGGGATATTTGTCCTGATGAGAGTGCTCCGGGGTGGACCGGAATAGGGTGCAGTGAGCTGCTGGCGTTTATCAAGGGTGATATTGATATAGATGAAGCCAAGCTTCTTTGGGCAAAAAATACAAGAGCTTACGCAAAACGACAGTTGACCTGGTTTAACCGGGAAAAAGATATCCATTGGTTTTCACCTGATGAGCCAAGTAAAATCGTGGAGTTTGCCGCAGCGTGGCTTGCGAAAAGTGATGTGGAAGGATAA
- a CDS encoding ATP-dependent RecD-like DNA helicase → MSDILIGEVRTVVYHNEENGYIVARISSKDEPSQITVVGCLGQLTPGESAEFQGRWKQHPKFGRQFEADFHERIRPATEAGVIRFLKSSSIKGIGEAIATEMVAKFGVEVLDVLDEEPDKLLKIKGISKKKLEGIVESWQSQREIKNLIIFLHTHEVPPTYATRIFNLYGAQSVKRISDNPYELAYDIRGIGFKTADTMALKLGFAPDSPQRIEAAIVYSLFSVSERGGHMFSPREKLVEDVSKMLGGVDLSLISDGISALEERKRIRVESLPEQNIDQAIFLMHFYRFESEICKRLHGLVSHPSPVSKEKVEKTLPEVEKELGFNLSDEQRQAVFDACVNKFFIITGGPGTGKTTITRAVVLTLSELGLKVKLAAPTGRAAKRLSEATGRSASTIHRMLQYTPDNGGFYYNEDQKLKADVLVVDEASMLDSQLCLSVLRAVPLTCRVIFVGDVNQLPSVGPGNVLSDLLQSGEVPSAVLNHIFRQAQESYIVVNAHRINDGLFPLGHPADAPEADFFWIPQDSPLKVQEMIAQTVCERIPERYDLDPMTDIQVLTPMHKGDVGTQKLNALLQERLNPSKGKVLKRGFVEYRVGDRILQLRNNYEKEVFNGDLGRVMYIDAEANELTAEFDGNIVHYELSELDELSLAYAVSVHKSQGSEYPAIVMPIVSQHYLLLQRNLLYTALTRARTLAVLVGSKRAFHIGLNNITAGKRFTNLRYRIKQIFDENLL, encoded by the coding sequence ATGTCGGACATTTTGATTGGTGAAGTTCGAACAGTTGTCTATCATAATGAAGAGAACGGTTATATTGTTGCGCGCATTTCTTCAAAAGATGAGCCTTCACAGATTACTGTTGTCGGCTGTTTAGGACAACTTACTCCCGGTGAATCCGCAGAATTTCAGGGACGCTGGAAGCAGCATCCTAAATTTGGCCGCCAGTTTGAAGCTGACTTTCATGAACGCATTCGTCCGGCTACTGAGGCTGGAGTTATTAGATTTCTTAAGTCTTCATCCATCAAAGGGATCGGGGAAGCCATTGCAACAGAGATGGTTGCTAAGTTCGGTGTAGAAGTTCTTGATGTTCTAGACGAAGAGCCTGACAAGCTTTTGAAGATTAAGGGTATATCCAAGAAGAAGCTGGAAGGTATTGTTGAATCGTGGCAATCACAGCGCGAAATTAAAAATTTGATTATTTTTCTGCATACTCATGAAGTTCCGCCCACCTATGCCACGCGTATATTTAATCTTTACGGCGCACAGTCTGTTAAAAGAATCAGTGATAATCCTTATGAGCTGGCTTACGATATTCGCGGCATCGGTTTTAAAACAGCAGATACCATGGCCCTTAAGCTTGGGTTTGCCCCGGATTCTCCTCAAAGAATAGAAGCCGCTATTGTTTATTCACTTTTTTCTGTGAGCGAGCGGGGCGGGCATATGTTCAGTCCTCGTGAGAAGTTGGTTGAAGATGTTTCCAAAATGCTCGGCGGGGTTGATCTTTCTTTGATTTCTGACGGAATAAGTGCGCTTGAGGAGAGGAAAAGAATCAGGGTGGAAAGCCTTCCTGAGCAGAATATCGATCAGGCAATTTTCTTGATGCACTTTTACAGATTTGAAAGTGAAATTTGTAAAAGGTTGCACGGACTGGTCAGTCATCCATCCCCTGTAAGTAAAGAAAAGGTTGAGAAAACTTTGCCTGAAGTTGAAAAGGAACTTGGATTCAATCTTTCAGACGAACAAAGGCAGGCAGTCTTTGACGCGTGCGTAAATAAATTTTTCATTATCACAGGCGGACCGGGAACAGGTAAAACTACAATTACCCGCGCTGTTGTTCTGACTCTCAGTGAACTCGGACTTAAAGTTAAACTTGCAGCACCAACCGGACGAGCCGCAAAAAGGCTTTCTGAAGCGACAGGAAGATCCGCATCTACTATTCATAGAATGTTGCAATATACCCCGGATAATGGCGGTTTTTATTACAATGAAGATCAAAAGCTCAAGGCTGATGTTCTCGTTGTCGATGAAGCTTCAATGCTGGATTCGCAGTTATGTCTTTCCGTGTTGAGGGCCGTTCCGTTAACTTGCAGAGTAATTTTTGTTGGTGACGTGAACCAGCTTCCGTCAGTCGGTCCGGGTAACGTTCTTTCCGATTTGTTGCAAAGCGGAGAAGTTCCGAGCGCGGTTCTGAATCATATTTTCAGACAGGCCCAAGAGAGCTACATCGTCGTAAACGCTCATAGAATCAATGACGGATTGTTTCCTCTTGGACATCCGGCAGATGCTCCTGAAGCAGATTTTTTCTGGATTCCGCAGGATTCTCCGCTCAAAGTGCAGGAAATGATAGCGCAAACTGTTTGTGAGAGAATCCCGGAAAGATACGATCTCGATCCGATGACTGACATTCAGGTGCTTACGCCTATGCACAAAGGTGATGTCGGGACTCAAAAACTTAATGCGTTGTTGCAGGAAAGACTCAATCCTTCAAAGGGTAAAGTTCTCAAAAGAGGATTTGTAGAATACAGGGTTGGCGACAGAATTTTACAGTTACGCAATAATTATGAAAAAGAAGTCTTCAACGGTGATCTCGGGCGAGTCATGTATATTGATGCCGAGGCAAACGAGCTTACAGCTGAATTTGACGGAAACATCGTTCATTATGAGTTGTCAGAACTTGATGAATTGTCTTTGGCGTACGCAGTCAGTGTGCATAAATCTCAAGGCAGTGAATATCCTGCTATTGTTATGCCGATAGTCTCGCAGCATTATCTATTACTACAGCGGAATTTACTCTATACTGCCTTAACCAGAGCACGTACTCTGGCTGTTTTAGTAGGCAGTAAAAGAGCTTTCCACATCGGTCTAAATAACATCACAGCCGGTAAAAGATTTACCAATCTGCGTTATCGGATCAAACAAATCTTTGACGAGAATTTATTATAG
- a CDS encoding polysaccharide biosynthesis tyrosine autokinase yields MSKLLKAVEKAKRNIRIEEEQSWIIKGDSHIEPLEPETDSNIAGSGCVAAGGSEKDDSPCSVPPSSFFKDDLVLDELNLAKNRILTRNSSPLFTNNYNLLRTQILQRTKEKGHNVLMVTSAMPGEGKTITSINLAISIARKIDQFALLVDIDMRNPSIHKYLGIEVEHGLTDYLLHDVSIPDLLIKPGVNKLSFLPAGEPLSDPAEVLGASRLQELIVEMKERYPDRYIILDCPDLLNAQDALVLSSYVDGIIFVVEAGKNSREQIQKSMTLLEGRNVVGVVLNKKGKESLDVN; encoded by the coding sequence ATGAGCAAGTTGCTCAAGGCTGTTGAGAAAGCCAAGCGGAATATAAGAATTGAAGAAGAGCAGAGTTGGATTATAAAAGGTGATTCTCATATAGAACCTCTTGAACCGGAAACAGATTCGAATATAGCCGGGTCGGGTTGCGTTGCTGCCGGAGGCTCCGAAAAGGATGATTCACCTTGTTCAGTTCCTCCTTCTTCATTTTTTAAAGATGACCTAGTTCTTGATGAGCTTAATCTTGCTAAAAATAGAATTTTAACTAGAAACAGCAGTCCTCTGTTTACAAATAATTATAATCTTCTACGAACTCAGATTTTACAAAGAACGAAGGAAAAAGGACATAACGTGCTGATGGTGACCAGCGCTATGCCCGGAGAAGGGAAAACGATTACTTCAATCAATTTAGCAATCAGTATAGCTCGTAAAATTGATCAGTTTGCACTTTTGGTTGATATAGATATGAGAAATCCTTCTATTCATAAATATTTAGGAATAGAAGTAGAACATGGGCTGACAGACTATCTTTTACATGATGTTTCAATTCCTGATCTTTTGATTAAGCCGGGGGTTAATAAATTGTCATTTCTTCCAGCAGGTGAGCCTCTCAGTGATCCTGCTGAGGTTCTTGGTGCCTCCAGACTTCAGGAACTGATTGTAGAAATGAAGGAACGTTATCCTGACCGGTATATTATTTTAGATTGTCCGGACTTACTGAATGCTCAGGATGCTCTTGTCTTATCTAGTTATGTTGACGGGATTATTTTTGTGGTCGAGGCGGGAAAAAACTCTCGTGAGCAGATTCAAAAGTCCATGACTCTTTTAGAAGGACGTAATGTTGTCGGGGTTGTTTTGAATAAAAAAGGCAAAGAAAGTCTTGATGTTAACTAG